In Aminobacterium sp. MB27-C1, a single genomic region encodes these proteins:
- a CDS encoding citrate transporter: MILGLPPILGFLPLLLYIVLMLKGKDMNLSVLVCVILGAILTGESITGFGAVLQQSLSSFLSLIGFIIVLGAGLGEVLTETKVAHNIVYQVVGKARLKSKKQAILIAMLTSTGLVSMLGTLAGSNAIIAPILIPIVASLGVTPNTLGVIMHGAGATGLYIGPFVPPVVTIMGLTGIGYCEYLMTAGIPLAVIVWGSTFFMACRTQKLTEGKFSYSEEDAAKTDFVVTPQIKRATIAFAIAMAVMLTYGIFAKAGASYAIVVMLTAALVTGVAAGMSLDMALKTLVKGSSKMYWMFFMFVLFDPFLNYVAKSGAFDAIASYIQPLIAAGGEVAFIMLSSLIGVFGISGAGVAQAQITHELFLPLVKSLHISMDMWALVVLVACQVTFFVTPTVDMVGQMGLARSKDLKAMLKNGWLLTIITFAFVFVRAVLYVMK; this comes from the coding sequence ATGATTCTTGGGTTACCACCAATTTTAGGTTTTCTCCCTCTCTTGCTTTATATCGTTTTAATGCTTAAAGGCAAGGACATGAATTTATCGGTGTTGGTTTGTGTTATTCTTGGGGCTATTTTGACTGGAGAAAGTATTACTGGTTTCGGTGCCGTATTACAGCAATCGTTAAGTTCCTTTTTATCTTTAATAGGTTTTATTATTGTTCTGGGGGCAGGTCTTGGGGAAGTCTTAACAGAAACCAAGGTTGCTCACAATATTGTGTATCAAGTTGTTGGCAAAGCAAGACTTAAATCGAAGAAACAGGCTATTTTGATTGCTATGCTTACATCTACCGGGTTGGTTAGCATGCTCGGAACTCTCGCTGGTTCAAATGCTATTATCGCCCCTATCCTCATCCCCATTGTGGCCAGTCTTGGTGTTACTCCCAATACCCTTGGCGTAATTATGCATGGTGCAGGTGCGACTGGTTTATACATAGGTCCCTTTGTTCCTCCTGTAGTAACCATCATGGGATTAACTGGAATAGGATATTGCGAATATCTTATGACAGCAGGAATACCTCTTGCAGTCATAGTTTGGGGAAGTACCTTCTTCATGGCTTGTCGAACTCAAAAACTTACAGAAGGAAAGTTTTCTTATAGTGAAGAAGATGCAGCCAAGACAGATTTTGTGGTAACTCCTCAAATCAAACGCGCCACAATTGCTTTTGCTATCGCCATGGCTGTAATGCTTACCTATGGTATTTTTGCGAAGGCAGGAGCTTCCTATGCCATTGTCGTTATGCTAACAGCTGCTTTAGTCACTGGAGTAGCTGCTGGTATGAGCCTGGATATGGCACTTAAAACTCTGGTTAAAGGGAGTTCTAAAATGTATTGGATGTTCTTTATGTTTGTTTTGTTTGATCCCTTCCTGAATTACGTTGCCAAATCTGGTGCTTTTGATGCGATAGCAAGCTATATCCAGCCTTTGATTGCCGCAGGCGGAGAGGTTGCATTCATTATGCTTAGCTCTCTTATTGGAGTTTTCGGGATTTCTGGCGCTGGTGTTGCTCAAGCTCAAATTACTCATGAACTCTTTTTGCCCTTGGTAAAGAGTTTGCATATCAGCATGGATATGTGGGCTTTAGTAGTATTGGTTGCTTGCCAGGTTACTTTTTTTGTTACGCCTACTGTTGATATGGTTGGCCAAATGGGGCTAGCTCGATCTAAAGATCTAAAAGCCATGCTTAAAAATGGCTGGCTGTTAACGATCATTACATTTGCTTTTGTTTTTGTTCGTGCAGTGCTTTACGTTATGAAGTAA
- the ychF gene encoding redox-regulated ATPase YchF, with protein sequence MLKCGIVGLPLCGKSTIFNVITRAGAEVKAYASGKTDPNRAMVAVPDVRFDNLVKVFEPKKEAPATVDFVDLAGLSKDASKGAGVGNAFLSFVSESDALVHVVRTFDNADVPHPEETIDPARDWNIVEMELIYRDLGVIENRLSRLAAKKRLMPEEEEERKQLERCQAFLMDEKPLRELGLTEEEQRKLSGFAFLTLKPEMIVLNLDETQTGENIPGLDEIRSIAKERGLGLVQVFGRMEMDMADLSEEEQQEFMAELGIEEAGRNRLIQEAYSLLGLISFFTTGKDEVKAWTLKKGSTAVDAAGAIHSDLARGFIRAQVVHYQDFIDFGCSLSACRDKGVLRLEGKDYIVQDGDMIEIRFNV encoded by the coding sequence ATGCTGAAATGCGGTATAGTGGGTTTGCCCCTTTGTGGTAAAAGCACTATTTTTAATGTTATAACGCGGGCTGGAGCGGAAGTAAAGGCTTATGCCAGCGGCAAAACAGATCCAAATAGAGCTATGGTTGCTGTGCCAGATGTTCGTTTTGATAATCTCGTTAAGGTCTTTGAGCCGAAAAAAGAAGCTCCTGCCACTGTCGATTTTGTCGATTTGGCGGGACTCTCAAAAGATGCGAGCAAGGGGGCAGGTGTAGGAAATGCTTTCCTTTCTTTCGTTTCAGAATCAGATGCTCTCGTTCATGTGGTAAGAACATTCGATAATGCTGATGTTCCCCACCCTGAAGAGACAATAGATCCTGCAAGAGATTGGAACATTGTTGAGATGGAGTTGATCTATCGAGATCTTGGCGTTATAGAAAATCGCCTTTCTCGTCTTGCTGCTAAAAAGCGTCTTATGCCTGAAGAGGAAGAAGAGAGAAAACAACTTGAGCGTTGTCAGGCCTTTTTGATGGATGAAAAACCCCTTCGCGAGCTGGGGCTCACTGAAGAAGAGCAACGGAAGTTAAGTGGTTTCGCGTTCCTTACCCTTAAACCAGAGATGATCGTTTTGAATCTCGACGAAACTCAAACAGGAGAAAATATCCCCGGTCTTGATGAAATCCGTTCTATAGCAAAAGAGCGTGGCCTCGGCCTTGTTCAGGTCTTTGGCCGAATGGAAATGGATATGGCTGATCTTTCAGAAGAAGAGCAACAAGAATTTATGGCCGAACTTGGCATTGAAGAGGCTGGGCGAAACAGGCTGATACAAGAAGCTTATAGTCTGTTGGGATTGATTTCCTTTTTCACGACAGGTAAGGACGAAGTCAAAGCTTGGACTTTGAAGAAAGGTTCAACTGCTGTTGATGCAGCTGGGGCTATTCATTCGGATCTGGCGAGGGGCTTTATCCGTGCTCAGGTAGTTCATTATCAGGATTTTATCGATTTCGGTTGCTCCTTGTCTGCATGTCGTGATAAGGGGGTATTACGCCTCGAAGGAAAGGATTATATAGTACAAGACGGAGATATGATCGAAATTCGATTTAACGTATAG
- a CDS encoding MurR/RpiR family transcriptional regulator codes for MNKNVLKLIEERYESLSKTHKKLANYIQANIHDLPFLSINELGDRAGVSIASITRFTREISFAGYADFQRSLSQLVQKDITPFHSLKSLIQEDSNGSFLMQTIKNNAYALDTLYNENLEKSFEIAIQKIQKARKIYIIASRSSYSVGYYLYFMLQRFLDNVCLINGVGDLSNHLLYVEKTDCLIAVSYTRYTKTTYKVVNHFFSKGCNVISITDTHTSPIALKSSQILLAQNTASYSLVGAMTLANCLVAALAKANLPESLERMKQQDQIALENGIYL; via the coding sequence ATGAATAAAAATGTACTAAAGCTCATAGAAGAACGTTATGAATCACTTTCAAAAACCCATAAAAAACTTGCAAATTACATTCAAGCGAACATTCATGACTTACCCTTTCTTTCTATAAACGAACTAGGAGATCGAGCTGGTGTCAGTATTGCCAGTATCACTCGTTTTACACGAGAAATATCTTTTGCAGGGTATGCTGATTTCCAAAGAAGTTTAAGTCAATTAGTGCAGAAGGATATAACGCCCTTTCATTCTTTGAAAAGTTTAATACAGGAAGATTCCAACGGAAGTTTTCTAATGCAGACTATAAAAAATAATGCGTATGCTCTTGATACGCTATACAACGAAAATTTAGAGAAGAGCTTCGAAATTGCAATTCAAAAAATACAGAAAGCGCGAAAAATATATATTATCGCTTCCCGTTCTTCATATTCTGTTGGGTACTACCTCTATTTTATGCTTCAAAGATTTCTCGATAATGTTTGTCTTATTAATGGAGTAGGCGATCTTTCTAATCATTTACTCTATGTTGAAAAGACGGACTGTCTTATTGCCGTGAGCTATACTCGCTATACGAAAACTACATATAAAGTGGTAAATCATTTCTTTTCCAAAGGTTGTAATGTAATTTCTATAACAGATACTCATACCTCCCCTATTGCATTGAAATCATCGCAAATATTGCTTGCACAAAATACAGCTTCTTATTCTCTTGTGGGTGCAATGACGCTTGCAAACTGTTTAGTTGCGGCATTAGCCAAAGCAAATCTTCCAGAATCATTAGAACGAATGAAACAACAGGATCAGATAGCGCTCGAAAATGGTATCTATCTTTAG
- a CDS encoding lipid-binding SYLF domain-containing protein yields the protein MTLQRERNLHSIIGVFILLALLSCGGIFSQAAWAKTPEERISGSVKLLREMQEQSDVGTMADLLERAKGVAIFPSVIKAGFVFGGKYGEGLVLKRDATTGRWYGPSFATIAGASWGLQIGAESIGLVLVITNERGLEGFMGNNVKLGGDLGVAAGPVGRRGELGTDIKLKASIYSYSIAKGLFAGMSLEGAAINVDENANTVYWGKPTTAAQALKQRASSAKINSLIKELEKVIKEAK from the coding sequence ATGACATTGCAGAGAGAGAGGAACCTCCATTCTATAATAGGGGTATTCATCCTCCTGGCTCTGTTGAGCTGCGGAGGTATTTTTTCTCAGGCTGCCTGGGCTAAAACTCCAGAAGAAAGAATTTCTGGCTCTGTTAAGCTTCTCAGAGAGATGCAAGAACAATCAGATGTTGGAACTATGGCCGATTTGTTAGAGCGTGCAAAGGGAGTAGCTATATTTCCATCAGTGATCAAGGCGGGGTTTGTCTTTGGGGGGAAATATGGCGAAGGACTTGTGCTCAAAAGAGATGCCACTACAGGAAGATGGTATGGGCCCAGTTTTGCAACAATAGCGGGAGCCTCGTGGGGATTGCAAATCGGAGCAGAATCTATAGGTCTGGTTCTTGTTATTACCAATGAACGAGGTCTTGAAGGGTTTATGGGAAACAACGTTAAACTCGGTGGGGATCTCGGAGTTGCTGCCGGCCCAGTGGGACGTCGAGGTGAACTTGGAACAGATATTAAGCTTAAAGCTTCTATCTACAGCTATTCTATTGCCAAGGGGCTTTTTGCTGGGATGTCTCTTGAAGGCGCGGCAATCAATGTTGACGAAAATGCAAATACAGTATATTGGGGAAAACCCACAACCGCTGCACAAGCTCTGAAACAACGAGCAAGCAGCGCTAAAATTAACAGCCTCATAAAAGAACTTGAGAAAGTTATAAAAGAAGCAAAATAG
- a CDS encoding replication-associated recombination protein A has translation MSSNSHSLWERPLADRMRPAHLDDFVGQEHLLASGAPLRQILQSGKVPSCVLYGPPGVGKTTLVRLMATETERSLLEINAVSAKVSELRDLVEEAKNLKILSGYAAIAFVDEIYHFNKSQQNALLPSVEKGDIILVGTTTENPWFEINKTLLSRLIVFQLKPLTEDNLVAILQRALIDEERGLGVLKLAASDDVMRVLAKMAGGDARQALTRLEFIASSAATSGASEITMEHIERLVPSASIRFDPKADDHYAIISALIKSLRGSDPDAAVYWLARLLEGGEDIRFICRRLMIFAAEDIGLADPHALQISAAASYAADMTGLPEARIILSEAVIYLAASPKSNSAYMAINNAIQSIQKGNLQEVPECLKPGGKGYIYPHDDPRHWVPQQYVLSPQRYYFPGNLGKERAFHERLKKFWRRFSSDDEK, from the coding sequence ATGAGTTCAAACTCTCATTCTTTATGGGAGCGTCCCTTAGCAGATAGAATGCGTCCTGCACATCTTGACGATTTTGTAGGGCAGGAACACCTTCTTGCTTCAGGGGCACCGTTACGCCAGATTTTGCAAAGTGGCAAGGTACCAAGCTGTGTGCTTTACGGGCCTCCTGGAGTAGGAAAGACTACCCTTGTGCGTCTCATGGCGACAGAAACAGAGCGTAGCTTGCTAGAAATCAATGCTGTGTCAGCGAAAGTATCAGAACTTCGTGATCTTGTAGAGGAAGCGAAAAATCTCAAAATTCTAAGTGGTTATGCTGCTATTGCATTTGTTGATGAGATTTATCATTTTAATAAAAGTCAACAAAATGCCCTCCTTCCGTCAGTAGAGAAGGGGGACATTATTCTTGTTGGAACCACAACAGAAAATCCATGGTTTGAAATTAATAAAACCCTTCTATCCCGACTTATTGTTTTTCAGCTTAAGCCTCTAACGGAAGATAATCTTGTTGCTATATTGCAGCGTGCACTTATAGATGAAGAAAGGGGCTTAGGCGTTCTTAAACTTGCCGCATCAGATGACGTGATGCGTGTTTTGGCTAAAATGGCAGGTGGTGATGCTCGCCAGGCTTTGACTCGTCTAGAGTTTATCGCTTCATCTGCTGCTACGTCTGGTGCTTCTGAAATTACTATGGAACACATAGAGAGACTTGTTCCGTCGGCGTCAATTCGTTTTGATCCTAAAGCTGATGATCATTATGCCATTATTTCAGCTCTCATAAAAAGTTTACGTGGCTCAGATCCTGATGCAGCAGTCTATTGGCTAGCGCGACTTTTAGAGGGCGGAGAAGATATACGCTTTATTTGTCGCCGCCTCATGATTTTTGCTGCAGAAGATATTGGGCTTGCTGATCCCCATGCACTGCAAATATCAGCAGCTGCTTCTTACGCTGCCGATATGACGGGGCTTCCAGAAGCACGAATTATTCTCTCAGAAGCTGTTATTTATTTGGCGGCATCTCCTAAAAGTAACAGTGCATATATGGCAATTAATAATGCTATCCAATCTATACAGAAAGGGAACCTGCAAGAGGTTCCAGAATGCTTAAAGCCAGGTGGAAAGGGCTATATCTATCCTCACGATGATCCACGACATTGGGTTCCTCAACAGTACGTTCTTTCGCCTCAACGTTATTATTTCCCAGGCAATTTGGGAAAAGAGCGGGCTTTTCACGAGCGGTTAAAAAAATTCTGGCGACGTTTCTCTAGTGATGATGAAAAATAA
- a CDS encoding ATP-binding protein — protein MLEDFSQHVLDIAENSINAGATWVDIRITEDRKGGWFLFEVKDNGRGMNQEVLRVVTDPFYTSRTTRRVGLGLPFLKQLAELCDGKLVIESAPGKGTWVRASFRYDHIDLPPLGNIPASLISLLIAYPEVQLIYRHNLNGRNFTFDSFELNNVLGDIREVQNPSIARWLQEYFKESIETLRQH, from the coding sequence GTGTTAGAAGATTTTTCTCAACACGTATTAGACATAGCGGAAAACAGCATTAATGCGGGAGCTACATGGGTTGATATACGCATAACAGAAGATCGTAAGGGGGGATGGTTTCTTTTCGAGGTAAAAGATAATGGAAGAGGAATGAATCAAGAGGTTTTGCGTGTTGTAACAGATCCTTTTTATACAAGCCGCACAACGCGCAGGGTTGGGCTGGGTCTACCTTTTTTAAAACAATTAGCCGAATTATGTGATGGAAAATTGGTTATAGAGTCTGCTCCCGGAAAGGGCACCTGGGTGCGGGCCAGTTTTCGCTATGACCATATAGATCTTCCACCGCTCGGCAATATTCCAGCATCTTTGATCTCCCTCCTCATTGCATATCCCGAAGTACAGCTGATCTATCGCCACAATCTCAATGGTAGAAATTTTACTTTTGATAGTTTTGAACTAAATAATGTCTTGGGGGATATAAGAGAGGTACAGAATCCATCAATAGCGCGCTGGCTTCAAGAGTATTTTAAAGAGAGTATAGAAACCTTACGTCAGCATTGA
- a CDS encoding GntR family transcriptional regulator: MDHKPLTPATNQGLRQIVYERLKDAIVSGIFKPGSKLSEIELAEQLAVSRTPVREAIRQLSQTGLITLTPRRGAFVTLPSLKDAADLYELRQALEVIAIENVCENPPIKELQLFREVFSEMSSKTPHEEYLSEDRRFHCFLYECSGNKYLHRTLNNIVDLINLCRPYSMQSEPTALSVFLKGHLSIIDAVLAGDCDKAKAEMSEHIEDTKKSLLTFLKLHPEDYTNED, encoded by the coding sequence ATGGACCACAAACCACTGACCCCTGCAACTAACCAAGGGTTAAGACAGATTGTTTATGAAAGATTAAAAGATGCAATAGTAAGCGGAATTTTTAAACCTGGCTCAAAACTCTCCGAAATTGAGTTAGCTGAGCAATTAGCTGTTTCAAGAACTCCCGTACGAGAGGCTATACGGCAGTTGAGTCAAACTGGACTTATCACTTTAACTCCTCGGAGAGGTGCTTTCGTAACCCTTCCTTCTTTAAAAGATGCAGCAGACCTTTATGAATTACGTCAAGCATTAGAAGTAATAGCGATAGAAAATGTTTGCGAAAATCCGCCGATAAAGGAGTTACAACTTTTTCGCGAGGTTTTCTCAGAGATGTCAAGCAAGACACCACATGAGGAATATTTGTCAGAAGACCGCCGCTTTCATTGTTTTCTTTATGAGTGTAGCGGGAACAAATATTTACATCGAACTCTTAATAATATCGTCGATCTTATTAACCTCTGCCGTCCTTATTCAATGCAGTCAGAACCAACTGCATTGAGTGTGTTTTTGAAAGGGCACCTTTCAATTATCGATGCAGTTCTTGCTGGAGATTGCGACAAAGCAAAGGCTGAGATGAGTGAGCATATAGAAGATACGAAGAAGAGTCTCTTAACCTTCCTAAAATTACATCCCGAAGATTATACTAACGAAGATTAA
- a CDS encoding M20 family metallopeptidase, with protein sequence MTECIKRIVQENINDIVELRRLIHRYPELGGKEIETTKRLQAFFKSRGLTLHPIADLTGGYLFIDAKSNKTICFRADIDALPIVEATGALFTSESKGTMHACGHDVHTAVAAGVALTLEKLKESLKCNVIVLFQPAEECNPIGGALPIIETGFLRGNNICEMYGLHVWPSYPVGEIALKTGALMGSSDRFVVEIHGKKSHAAEPHNGVDSISIASEIINALVHKIRRELNPFDVFLISIGSISSNGRYNIICDNVKLEGTIRTVSEPVRDFVHKRICALSESIAASYCGRADVEIHRGYDVVQNDFKLTESFVNFARMSLGNEKVHQLDEPSLIGEDFSRYSQEVPSLYFFMGCENDYPLHSDHFLPKEEVIQQGVELVAGYLLQRQ encoded by the coding sequence ATGACAGAGTGTATTAAACGAATCGTACAAGAGAACATTAATGACATTGTTGAGTTACGACGACTTATTCATCGCTATCCAGAGCTTGGAGGCAAAGAGATAGAGACGACCAAACGGCTTCAAGCTTTCTTTAAGTCGCGAGGTTTAACTCTTCATCCTATTGCAGATTTAACAGGAGGGTATCTATTTATAGACGCAAAAAGTAATAAAACCATCTGTTTCCGTGCCGATATAGATGCTCTTCCAATTGTTGAAGCCACTGGGGCGTTGTTTACTTCCGAAAGCAAGGGCACGATGCATGCTTGTGGTCATGATGTACATACTGCTGTAGCAGCAGGTGTTGCATTAACTCTTGAAAAGTTAAAAGAATCTTTGAAATGCAACGTTATTGTGCTTTTTCAACCTGCAGAGGAGTGCAACCCCATTGGGGGAGCTTTGCCCATAATAGAGACAGGCTTTTTACGTGGGAATAACATTTGCGAGATGTACGGACTCCACGTATGGCCCTCATATCCAGTAGGAGAAATAGCACTCAAAACAGGAGCTCTTATGGGGTCTTCAGATCGGTTCGTAGTGGAGATACACGGCAAAAAATCTCATGCTGCAGAACCACATAACGGTGTAGATTCCATATCAATTGCTTCTGAGATAATTAACGCCCTTGTGCATAAAATTAGAAGGGAACTCAACCCATTTGACGTATTTCTTATCTCTATTGGATCAATATCGTCTAATGGAAGATACAATATAATTTGCGATAACGTTAAATTAGAAGGAACAATTCGCACCGTTTCAGAGCCAGTACGAGACTTTGTTCACAAGAGAATTTGTGCCCTCTCAGAGAGTATCGCCGCATCATATTGTGGAAGAGCTGATGTAGAAATTCATCGAGGCTATGACGTTGTTCAAAATGATTTCAAGTTAACAGAATCATTCGTAAATTTTGCACGTATGTCATTGGGGAATGAGAAAGTACATCAACTCGACGAACCTTCTTTAATAGGAGAAGATTTTTCACGTTATAGTCAAGAAGTTCCATCTCTATACTTCTTTATGGGGTGTGAAAATGACTATCCTTTGCACAGTGATCATTTTTTGCCAAAGGAAGAAGTCATTCAACAAGGGGTAGAGCTTGTTGCAGGGTACCTTCTACAGCGGCAATAG
- a CDS encoding HAD family hydrolase — protein MKTICPPFWHPIISEGFILDWDGVLADTRLDFSQIRMKYFNGQSVPIIEGMKTLAEDRRQELWHDIYTLEMEGAEQATPVEQSVEFVNWLNNHDIPWVVVSRNCMDSIRLAAEKIKFPLPSKVFSRDDGPVKPDPKALWLAADMLKVPAEKCVMVGDFVYDLIGARRAGMRAILVERPRVEWQHWADVVFPTMGDFLKDLCSPSPLVPWEYTSLVEEKGEKWLFQTWQLSLQVPDDIPNICSFCEEAARLGIGKLVVTPDVALSVEQWKNWPGLSSAYLDVDQVTVIHETVRRRYPFITVYEGSDGIQLSGNVASMESELEDIVL, from the coding sequence ATGAAGACTATTTGTCCCCCCTTTTGGCACCCTATAATTAGCGAGGGCTTTATTCTTGATTGGGATGGCGTTCTCGCCGATACTCGCCTTGATTTCTCACAAATTCGGATGAAATATTTCAATGGACAGTCAGTTCCTATAATTGAGGGAATGAAAACTCTTGCAGAAGATAGAAGACAAGAGTTATGGCATGATATTTATACTCTTGAGATGGAAGGAGCAGAACAAGCTACTCCTGTTGAACAATCTGTCGAATTTGTGAATTGGCTTAATAATCATGATATCCCATGGGTTGTTGTCTCTCGAAATTGTATGGATTCCATACGTTTAGCTGCTGAAAAAATTAAGTTTCCACTTCCCTCCAAAGTGTTTAGTCGTGATGATGGACCTGTTAAGCCCGATCCGAAAGCCCTTTGGCTTGCTGCAGATATGCTAAAAGTTCCTGCTGAGAAGTGCGTAATGGTGGGAGATTTTGTTTATGACCTCATAGGAGCAAGAAGAGCTGGAATGAGGGCTATTCTGGTAGAACGTCCACGAGTTGAATGGCAGCATTGGGCTGATGTTGTCTTTCCTACTATGGGCGATTTTTTAAAGGATCTTTGCTCTCCTTCTCCGCTTGTTCCATGGGAATATACCTCATTGGTAGAAGAAAAAGGGGAAAAGTGGCTTTTCCAGACGTGGCAGCTCTCATTGCAGGTTCCAGATGATATTCCTAATATTTGCAGTTTTTGTGAAGAGGCAGCTCGTCTTGGCATTGGAAAGCTTGTTGTTACTCCCGATGTTGCTCTTTCTGTGGAACAGTGGAAGAATTGGCCAGGGTTGTCTTCTGCCTATCTTGATGTTGATCAGGTAACGGTAATACACGAAACAGTACGACGACGGTACCCTTTTATTACCGTTTATGAAGGAAGCGACGGTATTCAGCTTTCAGGAAATGTCGCTTCAATGGAAAGCGAATTGGAGGATATTGTCTTATGA
- a CDS encoding carbon-nitrogen family hydrolase: MVNFALLQTDIKFCDPEYNHSHVKEMIDKAMSAQKRPDMIVLPEDWSTGFSDEMFHHMEDFIEPIDGPSVTLLKECAKKHNVWILGGSIGTQFEDGMRNTAFLINRNGEIVGDYSKMHLYSDMDEDVAYKHGTDMNVYDTELGKVGIAICYDLRFCELFRTYALRGADVVIETSDFPNPRVNHWRTLLLARAIENQMFIIACNRVGASPMGTYCGHSMIIDPWGEVIAEGGDQEEIVTGSVDFSETQKIRDTIHMFRDRRPQSYPDDMWKTNR, from the coding sequence ATGGTTAATTTTGCATTGTTGCAGACGGATATTAAATTTTGTGATCCAGAGTATAACCATTCACACGTAAAAGAAATGATTGATAAGGCCATGTCTGCTCAAAAACGTCCGGATATGATCGTTTTACCCGAGGATTGGAGCACAGGTTTTTCTGATGAGATGTTTCACCATATGGAAGATTTCATAGAGCCGATTGATGGTCCTTCAGTAACTCTTCTTAAGGAGTGCGCTAAAAAGCATAACGTATGGATTCTTGGTGGATCTATTGGAACACAATTTGAAGATGGAATGCGCAATACTGCTTTTCTTATCAATCGTAACGGTGAGATTGTAGGGGATTATAGCAAGATGCATTTATATAGCGATATGGACGAAGACGTTGCCTATAAGCATGGAACTGATATGAATGTATATGATACCGAGCTTGGAAAAGTGGGGATCGCTATTTGCTATGATCTTCGCTTCTGTGAACTTTTCAGAACATATGCCTTACGTGGGGCAGATGTAGTGATTGAGACTTCCGATTTTCCTAATCCAAGAGTAAACCATTGGAGAACTCTCCTTTTAGCTCGTGCTATTGAAAATCAGATGTTTATTATTGCATGTAATCGTGTGGGAGCTAGTCCTATGGGGACCTATTGCGGACATTCCATGATTATCGATCCGTGGGGTGAAGTTATTGCAGAGGGTGGGGATCAGGAAGAGATTGTTACGGGAAGTGTTGATTTTTCAGAGACACAGAAAATTCGCGATACAATTCACATGTTCCGTGACAGACGGCCTCAAAGTTACCCTGACGATATGTGGAAAACTAATCGTTAA
- a CDS encoding formate/nitrite transporter family protein: protein MNYKSPFELAKMACSTSQTKISWSIRQMLLLGILAGAYIGFGGWLMTCVTYDIPGGMGKFMAGFVFSVGLILVVIGGGELFTGNCMMPLGAMVGCTPMKSILRAWFWVYVANFIGGTLVAFLIYSTGLWNGPIGAKTLSIAAGKMSLPFGQAFFRGVLCNWLVVLAVWLSMAATDVTGKIWAIFFPIMAFVASGFEHSIANMYFMGMGLLLKGMPSLVAAAHLTEAQLHAISLGGYFKNLIPVTLGNIVGGVLFVAVFYFLIFKEKLRASE from the coding sequence ATGAACTACAAGTCGCCCTTTGAATTGGCGAAAATGGCTTGTTCGACATCACAAACAAAAATATCATGGAGCATCAGGCAAATGCTCTTACTTGGAATACTAGCCGGAGCATATATTGGCTTTGGCGGTTGGCTCATGACATGTGTAACCTATGATATCCCTGGTGGGATGGGGAAATTTATGGCAGGATTTGTCTTTTCAGTCGGCCTTATTCTGGTAGTTATTGGCGGAGGAGAACTTTTTACCGGGAACTGTATGATGCCTCTGGGTGCCATGGTTGGATGTACACCTATGAAGAGTATTCTGCGCGCTTGGTTTTGGGTTTACGTTGCGAATTTTATAGGGGGCACACTTGTAGCTTTTCTTATCTATAGCACAGGCTTATGGAATGGCCCCATTGGGGCCAAAACACTTTCTATTGCAGCTGGGAAGATGAGTTTGCCTTTCGGACAGGCTTTTTTCAGGGGAGTACTTTGTAATTGGCTTGTTGTGCTTGCTGTATGGTTAAGCATGGCAGCAACGGATGTCACTGGCAAAATATGGGCTATTTTCTTTCCTATAATGGCTTTTGTAGCCTCAGGTTTTGAACACTCTATTGCAAATATGTACTTTATGGGAATGGGGCTTCTTTTAAAAGGAATGCCGTCTTTAGTGGCAGCTGCACATCTTACGGAAGCTCAGTTACATGCTATTTCTCTAGGCGGCTATTTTAAAAACCTTATTCCCGTAACATTAGGAAATATCGTTGGTGGTGTTCTTTTTGTCGCTGTTTTTTATTTCCTTATATTTAAAGAGAAGCTACGGGCGTCGGAATAG